From Camelina sativa cultivar DH55 chromosome 5, Cs, whole genome shotgun sequence:
TAGCCAAAAGTTTCGACTCTATTTCATTCTTGTCCTTCACCAAAATCTTTGGTTGGGACGTACGTCGTCCGCCCCAACCACATGTCTTATTGAGGGATCACTCATATCCTTAGATCATCGTGTCAAGTTCACACAAGCACATACTGGAGTACACATCAATTTCTTGACCTATAAATCCAAACCAGCTTCTTCAAATTTCGTAGGAATGTCGCATAGAACTCACTCAAGTGCTAGTGAGAAAATTACAGAGACACCTACGAATCTAGAAACATAATTTTCGTAACATCTAAGTGAATATCATCATGGTAAACTCAGACTTTGAAAGTCaactttgaaaaaataatctccAGAAAATTATTCCGTTTGATGATTACCCCTCAAAATCTCTATGGAATAATATCATGCAAGACATCATCTTCTGAATCTCTCTGATGCAAGCTTATGGACTTCCGTTCAATTTATAATCATTGTTTctctattcaaaaaaaaattaaaaaatgaattttggCATATTGACATTGGACAATATAGTTTAGGACCTTTATGTAAGACTTTGTGATGTTACATCTTACTAGACCATCCTTTTCCTATCTCTAGGATTATTACCGAAAAAAAATGGGACAATTAGCCACATTGATTTTGGAGACACTAaccattataaatttttttgattgtttttgtctAATTACAGAAGTCAATACTTACAAAAGTAAAACTACATAAGCTATCAAGAACATTAGCTTGCAGTAAAAGACCATGACTTAAATACTGTGTGTATCCAAATAGATTCTGAGACATGATCAgtggaaatttgaaaacataaacCAGGAGATGTGTTCAATTCCACAAACAATAGCCAAACCAACAAGGGCAATCGTCGGTTCTGTCATTGTACATGAGAGGCTTAGTTAAAGGAAAGAGAAGTGAGACGAACCCAACCACACCGCCTAAGAACGCCAGACTCACCAAACCTGAGAGAAGAACCATGACCATCTTTATAGCTTAATTCTTCTGTGTCTGCATTTGTTAAACAAACAACCTTGAAATTTATGTCTTACCCTTTCCTCTTGCGTATAGCACAGGCAATCCCATGTAGTTGCAGAATATATGAGCAAATAAAGGAGCAGAGAGATGTCCTGTCAATATTACGCAATGCAagagacatcatcatcattaaggCCAACTTTAGAAGGGCTTTACATGTAACGAATATAAATGCGAGAAATGTACCGGTTCTAATGAAGAGAAAAGATGCATATGCACCAAAAATGACTGTGTAACCAAGCTGAAGACCTGATCAACGAACAAGTGAAGCTCAGGACTTATTAACAAGCATTATTGTTATGACTTAAGGATGGCAAAGATTAAAGTTGGGACATACCAACAATCAGTGAAGCCCTGAGATAGCTGCGGTTATGCCTGATGTACATCTCTCTAAAATGGTTTAAGTGGGCTGCACAGAACAAACAGAAGTCAGACGAATCCAGCAATTTTCATCTCAGTTGAGTTGTAAACTTTCTATCatagagaaacaaagaaacaaacccaaGCTAAAGAGAATTGGGCAGAGAAAGATGGCACTGTAAATCTTAAATCCAGCACACAGAAGCAAAGGTATCATACAGGCTCGGAAAACAAGTTCCTCGGTTACTGGTGCCTGCAAATCACAAGAAATGCCAAATCTAACAGACAATAATTTGCTCGATTTCGTCTTATGCATATAAAAGTGACAGTTAAAGCATAGCAAAATCATGTCTTATGCAGTTTTAATGCAGAATTGTCAGTTAAGCTAATAGAGATGGCCAACAGAAAAATTACCACGATAAAATTGCGCCAAACGGAAACATTAGAAGCACCTGTCACTACCGAAGAAGGGATTGTTTGGACAAAGCTTATGATGTTATTAAAGGAGCTACACCCTCCACCAGTCTCCTTCCATGATTCCAAGAGCAATAACAATTTCGAGACCAAAGATCCGGCATAAATGAGAGAGGTCAATAGAAGAGGATAGATTACTCCTTGCCACTGTTccatatcacaaaacaaaaccttataagataaaaaaagtGTAAACAAGCAAACTGCCTACGAGTAAACACATTGTGACAAAGAGCTTTACTTACCAAATGATCAGTCCTTATGCCATAAACAGATGCCTCCCAGCTTTTTATCTAACATTAACTCGAGCAAAAAGGGATGACAAGTTTCAGTGACTTTTGTAACTAGTGTTGCATTGTATCAAACACATATCATAGTCATGAATCTTTTAACAAGAACCATGTGAACCATTAACACATACATCAACCAAATGCATCTAGTTTTCATCTTTTCTTCATCGATTACATAGACACTGTGGCTTAGTTCATACTATATAACTAGCTTCGTATAGCTTTGACTTAGTTCGATTACAGATTCAACGGAGAGTTCAACTTCAAATCGTGAAATAGGACTTCCAGAGAGAGAAGCTTACCGGGAGTACAAAAGCTGTGAAGACGAGAGACGCTAAAGTAGAAACCGCAGCGCAGATAAATCTCCGAATCATAAATTCTAAATAAGAAGAAGCCGACGGGAGACGGAGAATCACGGTGGGAGCATAAAGAATCAAAACATAGAACAGCGCCATACCGACGCAGGCAGACACCGCCATCGGCATCGACACACTCTCCCCATCGACGGCCATAATCAATTGGGAACGAAGGAGCCCCGGCAAAAAAAGTCACCGTCTAGTCGAAGTCACCGCTGGTTGAATCTTAGTCCGGCGGTCTTCAACCAATTACACCCCGCCACGTTATCGTATAATTTACTGGGCCGATGAGATCCATTGGGCCCttcaaaaattatttgtttataaaaagagGATACAATGGTCATATCACAGCAGACATATACGTCAACAAACCAATTCCGAAGAAGCCTAGTGGTTATATCTCGTCATAAAACTATATAGACGGACAAAAATACCCTCACgcgccttcttctaaagctgtCTTGTGAGTCTTCGTACGCTTCACTATCAAGAAAAAGGGAATTTTTTCTCGCAATTGATCCAAATcgtgaaaccctaaaattcgaATCTCGTTACTAGTTTTGTCGATCTCCGAAGATGACGAAGGATTTCGCAGTTCCACCTGTAGTTTTCCCAACCGGTGGATCTTCAGGCGGTGCTAATGTCCAGCAACGAAGATTCGCACCGATTCCGTTTCAACAGCCacctccttcatcttcttcccaGATCCCTTTCTTATCATTCAACATGGGATCCGCAGCCGCGTCATCCGCTACACAAGCCGGACCATTCGGCGGCAcaatctcttcatcttcctcttttgGTGGTGGTTCGCCATCGTTTGAAGACGAGGAGCCTCTGCTTGACGAGCTCGGTATACATCCAGATCAAATCTGGAAAAAGACTAGATCGATTCTAAATCCGTTTCGGATTAATCAAACTGTTCATAAGGATTCAGATCTATCTGGTCCAATCTTTCTATACCTCGCGCTTTGTTTGTTTCAGTTGTTAGCTGGTAAGATCCAGTTCGGTGTTATACTTGGATGGATCGTCGTCTCGTCTATCTTCTTGTACGTTGTGTTCAACATGCTTGCTGGTCGAAACGGGAACCTTAATCTCCATACGTGTACGAGCTTGGTTGGTTACTGTTTGCTTCCGGTGGTGGTTT
This genomic window contains:
- the LOC104785902 gene encoding CAAX prenyl protease 2, with protein sequence MAVDGESVSMPMAVSACVGMALFYVLILYAPTVILRLPSASSYLEFMIRRFICAAVSTLASLVFTAFVLPIKSWEASVYGIRTDHLWQGVIYPLLLTSLIYAGSLVSKLLLLLESWKETGGGCSSFNNIISFVQTIPSSVVTGASNVSVWRNFIVAPVTEELVFRACMIPLLLCAGFKIYSAIFLCPILFSLAHLNHFREMYIRHNRSYLRASLIVGLQLGYTVIFGAYASFLFIRTGHLSAPLFAHIFCNYMGLPVLYARGKGLVSLAFLGGVVGFVSLLFPLTKPLMYNDRTDDCPCWFGYCLWN
- the LOC104785903 gene encoding protein YIPF5 homolog, producing MTKDFAVPPVVFPTGGSSGGANVQQRRFAPIPFQQPPPSSSSQIPFLSFNMGSAAASSATQAGPFGGTISSSSSFGGGSPSFEDEEPLLDELGIHPDQIWKKTRSILNPFRINQTVHKDSDLSGPIFLYLALCLFQLLAGKIQFGVILGWIVVSSIFLYVVFNMLAGRNGNLNLHTCTSLVGYCLLPVVVLSAVSLFVPQGAGVVKYVLAGVFVLWSTRACSTLVVSLADGGEEHRGLIAYACFLIYTLFSLLVIF